The proteins below come from a single Afipia sp. P52-10 genomic window:
- a CDS encoding enoyl-CoA hydratase-related protein, with the protein MEEGIVVLYDVKDRIATVTLNRPEQMNAITPGIRSQLAETMARAANDPQVRVIILTGAGRAFSAGIDMNYLKSRSAGAARQAPKADDPNFLPSIASGLGPDLEDQFTEIQRFSYMMRIGKPVIAAINGPVVGISCVLALSADIRFASDKMIFSTAMSQRGLIAEHAIQWLMTRQMGPARTLDLLLSSRRVSGEEAKYLGLVNDVFPHESFMSEVRKYASVLAQNVSPRSMAVIKAQVWKSMFQSYKEALAVSDHEVGLSFDSPDFKEGIAHFVEKRAANFPDLKPKA; encoded by the coding sequence ATGGAAGAAGGTATCGTCGTTCTCTACGACGTGAAGGATAGGATCGCGACGGTAACGCTCAATCGCCCGGAGCAGATGAACGCGATCACGCCGGGCATCCGCTCGCAGCTCGCCGAGACGATGGCGCGCGCGGCGAACGATCCGCAGGTGCGCGTCATCATCCTGACCGGAGCTGGCCGCGCGTTCTCCGCCGGTATCGACATGAACTATCTGAAAAGCCGCAGCGCAGGCGCGGCCCGGCAAGCGCCAAAGGCAGACGACCCGAACTTCCTGCCGTCTATTGCCTCCGGCCTCGGTCCCGATCTGGAAGACCAGTTCACCGAGATTCAGCGTTTCTCCTACATGATGCGGATCGGCAAGCCGGTGATCGCCGCAATCAACGGCCCGGTCGTCGGCATCTCCTGCGTGTTGGCGCTGAGCGCCGACATCCGCTTCGCTTCCGACAAGATGATCTTCTCGACGGCGATGTCGCAGCGCGGCCTGATCGCCGAACATGCGATCCAGTGGCTGATGACGCGGCAAATGGGGCCTGCGCGTACGCTCGACCTGCTGCTGTCCTCGCGCCGCGTGTCCGGCGAAGAGGCGAAATATCTCGGCCTCGTCAACGACGTCTTTCCACACGAGAGCTTCATGAGCGAAGTACGGAAGTATGCGTCAGTGCTGGCGCAAAACGTCTCGCCGCGGTCGATGGCGGTCATCAAGGCACAGGTGTGGAAATCGATGTTCCAGAGCTACAAGGAAGCGCTGGCGGTGTCCGATCACGAAGTGGGCCTGAGCTTCGACAGCCCCGACTTCAAGGAAGGCATCGCCCATTTCGTCGAAAAGCGCGCGGCGAACTTCCCCGATCTGAAACCCAAGGCATAA
- a CDS encoding enoyl-CoA hydratase-related protein, protein MSDENEVLYDVKDRIATITLNRPERMNSIDDSMPVNIAKAMAKAGSDPGVRVIILTGAGRAFCAGADIGRLQRRSGGERPPPPADDPTVIPAITLGHGPDLGKEFADVRRYSYFMRIGKPVIAALNGATAGLGMIMALCADMRFATDKMIFTTAFAQRGLIAEHGIAWLLPRLVGPSNAVDLLLSARRVTAQEALAMNLVNRVFPQETFMDDVRAYARTLADTVSPHSMAVIKAQIWKGMFETYAENLAEADRQIVLNYPYPDYKEGVSHFVEKRPANFPDLTRAS, encoded by the coding sequence ATGTCCGACGAAAACGAAGTCCTGTACGACGTCAAGGACCGCATCGCCACCATCACCCTCAACCGTCCCGAACGGATGAATTCGATCGACGACTCCATGCCGGTCAATATCGCCAAAGCGATGGCCAAGGCCGGCAGCGATCCGGGCGTTCGGGTCATTATCCTCACCGGTGCCGGCCGCGCCTTCTGCGCTGGTGCCGACATCGGCCGCCTGCAACGCCGCTCGGGTGGCGAGCGCCCGCCGCCGCCGGCCGACGATCCGACCGTCATTCCGGCGATCACGCTCGGCCATGGTCCCGACCTCGGCAAGGAGTTCGCCGACGTGCGGCGCTATTCCTACTTCATGCGCATCGGCAAGCCGGTGATCGCCGCGCTCAACGGCGCCACCGCGGGTCTCGGCATGATCATGGCGCTGTGCGCGGACATGCGCTTCGCCACCGACAAGATGATCTTCACCACCGCGTTCGCCCAGCGCGGCCTGATCGCCGAGCACGGCATCGCTTGGCTGCTGCCGCGCCTCGTTGGTCCGTCGAACGCGGTGGATCTGCTGCTCTCGGCGCGACGGGTTACCGCGCAGGAGGCGCTGGCGATGAACCTCGTCAATCGCGTCTTCCCGCAGGAAACATTCATGGACGACGTCCGTGCCTACGCCCGCACCCTCGCCGACACCGTGTCGCCGCACTCGATGGCGGTCATCAAAGCGCAGATCTGGAAGGGCATGTTCGAGACCTATGCCGAGAACCTGGCCGAAGCCGACAGGCAGATCGTGCTGAACTACCCCTATCCCGACTATAAGGAAGGCGTGTCGCATTTCGTCGAGAAGCGTCCCGCCAATTTCCCCGACCTCACCCGCGCGAGCTGA
- a CDS encoding lytic murein transglycosylase translates to MTFRHSRPVPQVSRRHILLSGLGAAAASLTALRLADAASPPGFDQWRERFRPRALAKGVSDQTYTRVMGRIEPDMRVFKDIRGQPEFSEQVWQYINRRVSDWRISAGKDALRRNAQLFDRIEREFGVERGTLLALWGVETAYGDPIVQKNYMRPVFPSLAALAWNEPRRRTYWETELINALRIVERGWSTPEEMRGSWAGAMGHTQWMPEVWLNLGIDYDRDGRVSPFGKPDDALASSARYLLNRGKYRRGEHWGYEVTTSGGPISGSRTYEKWAAAGVVRADGKPFAQPRASAQMWTPVPGGPHFLLGPNFYAIRSYNPSMNYALAIVHLGDRIQGAGPFIQPFPGSERALTLAEVQELQTRLTQAGFDTGGNDGRVGLQTMQAVKNFQIKAGISPADGYGGLKVLARLRQGA, encoded by the coding sequence ATGACGTTTCGCCATTCACGCCCGGTCCCGCAGGTTTCGCGCCGACACATCCTGCTGTCGGGCCTCGGCGCCGCCGCCGCTTCTCTAACCGCCCTGCGCCTCGCAGACGCGGCATCCCCGCCAGGATTCGATCAATGGCGCGAGCGTTTCCGCCCCCGCGCGCTGGCCAAGGGCGTTTCCGATCAAACCTATACGCGCGTGATGGGCCGCATCGAGCCGGACATGCGCGTGTTCAAAGACATCCGCGGCCAGCCTGAGTTCAGCGAACAGGTGTGGCAGTACATCAATCGCCGGGTCTCCGACTGGCGGATCAGCGCGGGCAAGGACGCGCTGCGGCGCAATGCTCAGCTGTTCGATAGGATCGAAAGGGAATTCGGCGTCGAGCGCGGAACGCTGCTCGCGCTATGGGGCGTCGAGACCGCTTACGGCGATCCGATCGTGCAGAAGAACTATATGCGCCCGGTGTTTCCCTCGCTCGCGGCGCTCGCCTGGAACGAGCCGCGGCGGCGGACCTACTGGGAGACCGAGCTGATTAACGCCCTGCGCATCGTCGAGCGCGGCTGGAGCACGCCGGAAGAAATGCGCGGCTCCTGGGCTGGAGCGATGGGACACACGCAATGGATGCCGGAGGTCTGGCTCAATCTTGGCATTGATTACGACCGCGACGGCCGCGTCTCGCCCTTCGGCAAGCCCGACGATGCGCTAGCCTCGAGCGCGCGCTATCTGCTCAACCGCGGCAAGTACCGCCGCGGCGAGCACTGGGGCTACGAAGTGACAACCAGCGGCGGCCCGATCAGCGGCAGCAGGACCTACGAGAAATGGGCGGCGGCCGGGGTCGTGCGTGCCGATGGAAAGCCGTTCGCGCAACCCCGCGCTAGCGCGCAGATGTGGACCCCGGTGCCCGGCGGGCCGCACTTTCTGCTCGGTCCCAACTTCTACGCGATCCGCAGCTACAATCCATCGATGAACTATGCGCTCGCGATCGTCCATCTCGGCGACCGTATTCAGGGCGCAGGGCCGTTCATCCAGCCCTTCCCCGGCAGCGAGCGTGCGTTGACGCTTGCGGAGGTGCAGGAGTTGCAGACGCGCCTCACCCAGGCCGGTTTCGATACCGGCGGCAACGATGGTCGCGTCGGCTTGCAGACCATGCAGGCGGTGAAGAATTTCCAAATCAAAGCTGGGATCTCGCCGGCAGATGGCTATGGCGGACTGAAGGTTCTGGCGCGGCTGCGTCAGGGGGCCTAG
- a CDS encoding peptidoglycan DD-metalloendopeptidase family protein has product MRTRVRAHQHRTGHQWLHWLTLASIIALTPAPLAAKSFKTNFTTDFTTASIASVRADWRAALNQLRVETATRPAASNALTFARGDRFRPADQRRAPALTQLNAIAATIVPGISQSPLPVLLPFDMPAYLADRMTGAITGLPDRRYLFGLRSVDFFQAGQAGYDAIVTAYAGGISELPLRVFARPVEVHITGSLLTYNINDPLLGQGDPVRALNKQYPDLRRLIREGFVRYAFTRFGVPYVVSVQCLDSVARAERLSCREASAVAEHVVKNLRVIGGKPAPPPPAIRSVVAERPAVTSADFTFRPPGELIANSGYRRAGGRPDRTIYAQIRFPLEQAPAYANSQSFLNWGDCNLKGRVPLPHERGDAYRCRLNDKPLVSDESAAENYSYPWQDNFCETRDFQAGQCPGGFGHQGQDIRPSTCALRNEGADRCVPDRYHAVAVRDGVVVRSLQQQAMLLLVNSRTEHIRFRYMHMSPDRLDADRMLHGRQVMEGEHVGLVSNYQGFQGGTTTHLHFDIQVFTRDGWIWVNPYSTLIAAYERLIGARGRELSPEPAALPVNDGPQPVSSEPSGSEGADEGP; this is encoded by the coding sequence GTGAGGACGCGAGTCCGGGCCCATCAACACAGAACCGGCCACCAATGGCTCCACTGGCTGACGCTAGCCTCGATCATCGCGCTGACACCGGCGCCTCTCGCAGCCAAGAGTTTCAAGACCAATTTCACAACCGACTTCACGACCGCGTCGATCGCCTCCGTCCGCGCCGACTGGCGGGCGGCTCTGAACCAGCTCCGGGTTGAGACGGCGACGCGCCCCGCAGCCTCCAACGCCCTGACCTTCGCCCGTGGCGATCGTTTCCGGCCCGCTGACCAGCGCCGGGCGCCGGCATTGACCCAGTTGAACGCGATCGCCGCAACGATCGTGCCGGGCATCAGCCAGAGCCCGCTCCCGGTTCTGCTCCCGTTCGATATGCCTGCCTATCTGGCGGACCGGATGACCGGAGCCATCACGGGATTGCCGGACCGGCGCTATCTGTTCGGCCTGCGGAGCGTCGATTTTTTCCAAGCCGGACAGGCTGGCTACGATGCCATCGTCACCGCTTACGCCGGCGGCATCAGCGAGTTGCCGCTGCGCGTGTTCGCCCGCCCGGTCGAGGTGCACATCACTGGATCGTTGCTCACCTATAACATCAATGATCCGTTGTTGGGCCAGGGTGATCCGGTCCGCGCGCTGAACAAGCAGTACCCCGATCTGCGCCGGCTCATCCGCGAAGGCTTCGTCCGCTACGCCTTCACCCGGTTCGGTGTGCCCTATGTGGTCTCCGTCCAGTGCCTTGACAGCGTCGCCCGCGCTGAGCGCCTCTCCTGCCGCGAGGCTTCCGCCGTCGCCGAGCATGTTGTGAAGAACCTGCGCGTGATCGGCGGCAAGCCCGCGCCGCCACCGCCAGCGATCCGTTCGGTCGTCGCAGAACGGCCCGCCGTGACCTCCGCTGATTTCACTTTCCGGCCGCCCGGCGAGTTGATCGCCAATTCGGGATATCGCCGCGCCGGCGGCCGGCCGGATCGCACCATCTATGCGCAGATCCGCTTTCCGCTGGAACAAGCGCCGGCCTACGCCAATTCGCAATCGTTCCTGAATTGGGGCGACTGCAACCTGAAGGGCCGCGTTCCGCTCCCTCACGAGAGGGGCGATGCTTATCGTTGTCGCCTGAATGACAAACCGCTGGTGTCCGACGAGTCCGCGGCCGAGAACTACTCCTATCCCTGGCAGGACAATTTCTGCGAAACGCGCGACTTTCAGGCTGGACAATGTCCTGGCGGCTTCGGACATCAGGGACAAGATATCCGCCCCTCGACCTGCGCGCTGCGCAACGAAGGCGCCGATCGCTGTGTGCCCGATCGGTATCATGCCGTAGCCGTGCGCGACGGCGTCGTGGTTCGTTCATTGCAACAGCAGGCGATGCTGCTATTGGTCAACAGCCGCACCGAACACATCCGCTTCCGCTACATGCACATGAGCCCGGACCGGCTTGACGCGGACCGCATGCTGCACGGACGGCAGGTGATGGAAGGCGAGCACGTCGGTCTGGTGTCGAACTATCAGGGCTTCCAAGGAGGCACGACCACGCATCTCCATTTCGATATCCAGGTGTTTACACGCGACGGCTGGATCTGGGTCAATCCATACTCGACGCTGATCGCCGCCTATGAACGCCTGATTGGCGCGCGCGGGCGCGAGCTCAGCCCGGAGCCTGCCGCGCTGCCTGTCAACGACGGCCCGCAACCCGTATCATCCGAGCCATCGGGCTCGGAAGGAGCCGACGAAGGCCCGTAG
- the efp gene encoding elongation factor P codes for MKVIASSVRKGNILEVDGKLYVVLTAENIHPGKGTPVSQLEMRRISDGVKISERYKTTDQVERAFVEDRDFNFLYQDGDGFHFMNNETYDQIQVSPDIVGDYAPYLQENMTVKLSMHEANPVAITLPQRVTLEVTETEPVTKGQTASSSYKPAILSNGVRTSVPPHISAGTRIVVMTEDGSYVERAKD; via the coding sequence GTGAAAGTCATCGCGAGTTCGGTCCGCAAGGGCAATATCCTGGAAGTCGACGGCAAGCTATACGTCGTGCTGACGGCCGAGAATATCCATCCCGGCAAGGGAACCCCGGTCAGCCAGCTTGAAATGCGCCGGATCAGCGACGGGGTAAAGATCTCCGAGCGTTACAAGACCACCGACCAGGTCGAGCGCGCGTTCGTCGAGGACCGCGATTTCAACTTCCTCTATCAGGATGGCGACGGCTTCCATTTCATGAACAACGAGACCTACGACCAGATCCAGGTCTCGCCTGACATCGTCGGCGACTATGCGCCGTACCTGCAAGAGAACATGACCGTCAAGCTTTCGATGCACGAGGCAAATCCGGTCGCGATCACACTGCCGCAACGTGTGACCCTCGAAGTCACCGAGACCGAGCCGGTCACCAAGGGCCAGACCGCTTCCTCCTCCTACAAGCCGGCGATCCTTTCTAACGGCGTCCGGACCAGCGTGCCGCCGCACATCAGCGCCGGCACCCGCATTGTCGTGATGACGGAAGACGGCTCCTATGTGGAGCGTGCGAAGGACTGA
- the recJ gene encoding single-stranded-DNA-specific exonuclease RecJ — MTATATIPVLDDRMPFLGVANSVTGKVWRDRLDARATSRALAMVQRYQLPEMLARVLAGRGVELDAVESFLDPTIRMLMPDPFKLTDMEAATTRIADAAQRRERIAIFGDYDVDGATSAALLAWHLRHAGLDPLIHIPDRIFEGYGPNVDAVRALAAKGATLLITVDCGTTSIEPLAEAKRLGMDVLVIDHHQCGDELPAVDALVNPNRPDDLSGLGQLAAVGLVFVTLVAVNRELRQRGFWTMERPEPDLLGALHHVALGTVADVAPLVGLNRALVAKGLIAMRRRDHVGHTALMDIARLSGPPEAWHLGFLLGPRINAGGRIGRADLGVRLLLEDDPTEAARIATELDRLNTERRLIEQAAEAQAEAEALAALGAEDKGSVIVTASEGWHPGIVGLVASRLKDKFFRPSFVVALEPGGIGTGSGRSIAGVDLGKAVRRAVHDGLLMKGGGHAMAAGVTLKKERLGEFRAYMEDALADSVAKSRNADELFVDGAVTARALTPEFVKTLERAGPFGSGNAEPLIALPAHQLVHAEEVGQAHLRLRFKAGDGATINAIAFRSVGQALGRGLTENRGQLLHVAGYLAIDRWQGAERVQFRVADIAVPDPGPALIR; from the coding sequence ATGACCGCGACCGCCACAATTCCCGTTCTCGACGACCGCATGCCGTTTCTCGGTGTGGCGAATTCCGTCACCGGCAAGGTGTGGCGGGATCGTCTCGATGCGCGCGCGACCTCGCGGGCGTTGGCGATGGTGCAGCGCTATCAGCTCCCCGAGATGCTGGCGCGTGTTCTCGCCGGCCGCGGCGTCGAACTCGATGCGGTCGAAAGCTTTCTCGATCCGACCATCCGGATGCTGATGCCGGACCCATTCAAGCTGACCGATATGGAGGCAGCGACAACGCGCATCGCCGATGCTGCGCAGCGGCGCGAGCGGATCGCGATCTTCGGCGACTACGACGTGGACGGCGCGACCTCGGCAGCGCTGCTCGCGTGGCATCTGCGTCATGCGGGGCTCGATCCGCTGATCCACATTCCCGATCGTATCTTCGAGGGCTACGGACCGAACGTCGATGCGGTGCGCGCGCTCGCCGCCAAGGGCGCGACGCTGCTGATCACGGTGGACTGTGGCACCACCAGCATCGAGCCGCTCGCGGAAGCGAAGAGGCTCGGCATGGATGTGCTGGTGATCGATCATCACCAGTGCGGCGACGAATTGCCCGCTGTCGATGCGCTCGTCAATCCGAACCGACCCGACGACCTCTCCGGCCTCGGCCAGCTTGCCGCAGTCGGCCTCGTGTTCGTGACGTTGGTGGCGGTCAATCGCGAACTGCGTCAGCGCGGCTTTTGGACAATGGAACGGCCGGAGCCCGATCTGCTCGGCGCACTGCATCACGTTGCACTCGGCACCGTCGCCGACGTTGCGCCGCTGGTGGGATTGAATCGTGCGCTGGTGGCGAAAGGGTTGATCGCGATGCGTCGCCGCGATCACGTCGGCCACACGGCGTTGATGGATATCGCCCGGCTCTCCGGCCCACCGGAGGCGTGGCATCTCGGCTTCCTGTTGGGGCCGCGCATCAATGCCGGTGGCCGCATCGGCCGTGCTGACCTGGGAGTGCGGCTGTTGCTCGAAGACGATCCGACCGAGGCCGCCCGCATCGCCACCGAGCTCGATCGCCTCAACACCGAGCGACGCCTGATCGAGCAGGCGGCGGAAGCACAGGCTGAGGCCGAGGCGCTGGCCGCACTCGGTGCGGAGGACAAAGGTTCGGTGATCGTCACCGCATCCGAAGGCTGGCATCCCGGCATCGTCGGACTGGTCGCGTCGCGGCTGAAGGACAAGTTCTTCCGACCAAGCTTCGTCGTGGCGCTGGAGCCGGGTGGCATCGGCACGGGTTCGGGCCGCTCGATCGCTGGCGTCGATCTCGGCAAGGCCGTGCGGCGGGCCGTTCACGATGGCCTGCTGATGAAGGGCGGCGGTCATGCGATGGCGGCGGGAGTCACGCTGAAGAAAGAACGGCTAGGGGAATTCCGCGCCTATATGGAGGATGCGCTCGCCGACAGCGTCGCGAAGTCACGCAATGCGGATGAGCTGTTCGTCGATGGTGCGGTGACGGCGCGGGCGTTGACGCCGGAGTTCGTCAAAACACTGGAACGGGCAGGGCCGTTCGGCAGCGGCAATGCCGAGCCATTGATTGCGCTACCGGCGCATCAGCTCGTGCATGCCGAGGAGGTCGGGCAGGCGCACTTGCGATTGCGCTTCAAGGCTGGCGATGGTGCGACGATCAACGCGATCGCCTTCCGCTCCGTCGGACAGGCGCTTGGGCGCGGGCTCACGGAAAACCGCGGGCAGCTTCTGCATGTGGCAGGCTATCTCGCGATCGACCGCTGGCAGGGGGCCGAGCGGGTGCAGTTCCGCGTCGCGGATATCGCCGTTCCCGATCCTGGCCCGGCGTTGATCCGCTGA
- the glpX gene encoding class II fructose-bisphosphatase: MSMTITVPPQQLLERILTLEIVRVTERAAVSAARLRGHGNEKAADQAAVDAMRRELNKIPIEGTVVIGEGERDEAPMLFIGEKVGIQAGPKVDIAVDPLEGTTLCAKNMPGAIATMAMAEGGTLLNAPDVYMQKIAVGPGYAKGVVDLDASPADNIRRLAKAKGVEPSAITALVLDRPRHADIIAGVRSTGAAVRLITDGDVAGVIHTADPANTGVDIYIGTGGAPEGVLAAAALRCIGGQMQCRLILDTDEKRERALKMGIKDPQMIYQIEDMVKGDCLFSATGVTDGSLLSGVRFKKDVIETETVVMRSVTGTVRLIKAEHRQFDKFHLD; encoded by the coding sequence ATGTCCATGACGATCACCGTTCCGCCGCAGCAGTTGCTGGAGCGCATTCTGACGCTCGAGATCGTGCGCGTCACGGAGCGGGCAGCGGTGTCAGCGGCGCGGCTGCGCGGTCATGGCAATGAGAAGGCCGCCGACCAGGCGGCGGTGGACGCGATGCGTCGTGAACTGAACAAGATTCCGATCGAGGGAACGGTCGTGATCGGCGAGGGCGAGCGGGACGAGGCGCCGATGCTGTTCATCGGCGAGAAGGTCGGCATCCAGGCCGGCCCGAAGGTCGACATCGCGGTCGATCCGCTGGAAGGCACCACGCTGTGCGCGAAGAACATGCCGGGCGCGATCGCCACCATGGCGATGGCGGAGGGCGGCACGCTCTTGAACGCGCCGGACGTCTACATGCAGAAGATCGCCGTCGGCCCTGGCTATGCCAAGGGCGTGGTCGATCTGGATGCATCGCCGGCCGACAACATCCGTCGTCTGGCCAAGGCCAAGGGCGTCGAGCCGTCGGCAATCACCGCGCTGGTGCTCGATCGTCCGCGCCATGCTGACATCATTGCCGGCGTACGCTCGACCGGCGCTGCGGTGCGCCTGATCACCGACGGTGACGTGGCCGGCGTGATCCACACCGCCGACCCGGCCAACACCGGCGTCGACATCTACATCGGCACGGGCGGAGCGCCGGAGGGCGTGCTGGCGGCGGCGGCATTGCGCTGCATCGGCGGCCAGATGCAGTGCCGCCTGATCCTTGATACCGACGAGAAGCGCGAGCGGGCGCTGAAGATGGGCATCAAGGACCCGCAGATGATCTATCAGATCGAGGACATGGTGAAGGGCGACTGCCTGTTCTCGGCGACCGGCGTCACCGACGGCTCGCTGCTGTCCGGCGTCAGGTTCAAGAAGGACGTGATCGAGACGGAGACCGTCGTCATGCGTTCGGTCACCGGCACGGTCCGCCTGATCAAGGCCGAGCACCGCCAGTTCGACAAGTTCCACCTCGACTAA
- a CDS encoding GNAT family N-acetyltransferase has product MAAREIVVRSVGSDERAAWEPLWAGYLAFYRATLPPENSDIAWQRLHDPAEPMHLLGAYVDGKLTGIVHYLFHRSTWLPNDVCYLQDLFVASDERGLGLGRKLIEAVYAKAKEAGSSRVYWLTQESNAQARILYDQVAENAGFIQYRKAL; this is encoded by the coding sequence ATGGCTGCGCGCGAGATCGTCGTCCGTTCAGTTGGCAGCGACGAGCGCGCGGCTTGGGAGCCGCTGTGGGCCGGCTATCTCGCCTTCTACAGGGCCACGCTGCCGCCGGAGAACTCCGATATTGCCTGGCAGCGGTTGCATGATCCGGCGGAGCCGATGCATCTGCTCGGCGCCTATGTAGACGGCAAGCTCACCGGCATCGTCCACTATCTCTTCCATCGCTCCACCTGGCTGCCGAACGACGTCTGTTATCTGCAGGATCTGTTCGTCGCATCGGACGAACGCGGCCTCGGTCTCGGCCGCAAGCTGATCGAGGCGGTTTATGCCAAGGCGAAGGAAGCGGGCTCGAGCCGCGTCTATTGGCTGACGCAGGAGAGCAACGCCCAGGCCCGCATCCTCTACGATCAGGTCGCGGAGAACGCGGGCTTCATCCAGTATCGCAAGGCGCTGTAA
- a CDS encoding haloacid dehalogenase type II yields MSDELARRDVKALVFDVFGTVVDWRTSLIDDFSAWGKEKGIAADWTALVDAWRGAYVPSMDAVRKNPEKGFIKLDILHRQSLDMLIERFGIKGLSEADRDTINRGWHRLKPWPDSVAALTRLKTKFIIGPLSNGNVALLTNMAKNAGLPWDLILSAEVFEHFKPDPETYLGAARLLSLEPGEVMLVAAHNYDLQAAQSYGLKTAFVPRPTEYGPHQKIDFEATGDWTMVVRDLADLADRLGC; encoded by the coding sequence ATGAGCGACGAACTTGCAAGACGCGACGTGAAGGCGCTCGTGTTCGATGTCTTCGGCACGGTGGTCGACTGGCGGACGAGCCTGATCGACGATTTCTCGGCATGGGGCAAGGAGAAGGGGATCGCCGCCGACTGGACCGCGCTCGTCGATGCCTGGCGCGGCGCGTACGTGCCGTCGATGGATGCCGTGCGCAAGAATCCGGAGAAGGGGTTTATCAAGCTCGATATCCTGCACCGGCAGTCGCTCGACATGCTGATCGAGCGCTTCGGCATCAAGGGGCTGAGTGAAGCCGACCGCGACACCATCAACCGTGGCTGGCACCGGCTGAAACCGTGGCCCGACAGCGTTGCGGCGCTGACGCGGCTGAAGACGAAGTTCATCATTGGCCCGTTGTCGAACGGCAACGTGGCGCTGCTCACCAACATGGCGAAGAATGCCGGCCTGCCATGGGACCTGATCTTGAGCGCGGAGGTGTTCGAACACTTCAAGCCCGATCCGGAGACCTATCTCGGCGCCGCACGTCTGTTGAGCCTGGAGCCGGGCGAGGTGATGCTGGTGGCCGCGCACAACTACGACCTGCAGGCGGCGCAATCATATGGCCTGAAGACCGCGTTCGTGCCGCGGCCGACCGAATACGGCCCGCATCAGAAGATCGATTTCGAGGCTACCGGCGACTGGACCATGGTGGTGCGGGATCTGGCCGATCTCGCGGACCGGCTGGGCTGCTGA
- a CDS encoding enoyl-CoA hydratase-related protein yields the protein MTGESAHTATRTIALDVPENEVLYTIKDRVATVMLNRPDRLNATNHTLPYSVAKAMQLAANDPGVRVIVITGAGRAFCAGADRTRLEAGRSGSARMVYPPDDPQFFESVTTPKGPDLGKEFMDIRRYSYFMRIGKPVIAGLNGAVAGGGMIPALCADIRLAADTMFFTTSFAQRGLIAEHGLSWLLPRLVGPSRALELLMTARRIYAPEALEIGLVNKVFPQASFRDDVQAFAATIAETVSPRSLAVMKAQVWKAMFQTFSEALGVADIELEKSVKSLDYVEGVTHFLEKRKPNFPDPSDAP from the coding sequence ATGACCGGCGAATCCGCGCACACTGCAACCAGAACGATTGCGCTCGATGTTCCCGAGAACGAGGTTCTGTATACGATCAAGGATCGCGTCGCGACCGTGATGCTGAACCGCCCCGACCGGCTGAACGCCACCAACCACACGCTGCCCTATAGCGTCGCCAAAGCCATGCAACTCGCCGCTAACGATCCCGGCGTGCGCGTCATCGTCATCACCGGCGCTGGCCGCGCCTTCTGCGCCGGTGCCGACCGCACCCGGCTGGAGGCAGGCCGCTCGGGCAGCGCACGGATGGTCTATCCGCCGGACGATCCGCAGTTCTTCGAGTCCGTTACCACGCCGAAGGGCCCCGACCTGGGCAAGGAGTTCATGGACATTCGCCGCTATTCCTACTTCATGCGGATTGGCAAACCAGTGATCGCAGGGCTCAACGGCGCGGTCGCAGGCGGCGGCATGATCCCGGCGCTGTGCGCCGACATCCGCCTTGCGGCCGACACCATGTTCTTCACCACATCGTTCGCCCAGCGCGGCCTGATCGCCGAGCATGGTCTGTCGTGGCTGCTGCCGCGATTGGTCGGTCCCTCGCGCGCGCTCGAACTGCTGATGACCGCGCGGCGCATTTATGCGCCGGAAGCACTCGAGATCGGCCTCGTCAACAAGGTGTTCCCGCAGGCGAGCTTCCGCGATGACGTGCAGGCTTTCGCCGCGACGATCGCCGAGACCGTCTCGCCGCGCTCGCTCGCCGTGATGAAAGCGCAGGTTTGGAAGGCGATGTTCCAGACCTTCAGCGAGGCGCTGGGTGTCGCCGACATCGAGCTCGAGAAGAGCGTGAAATCCCTCGATTACGTCGAAGGCGTCACCCACTTCCTGGAGAAACGGAAGCCCAATTTCCCCGATCCGTCGGACGCGCCGTAA